A genome region from Alkalimarinus coralli includes the following:
- a CDS encoding ferredoxin reductase: MSISINRADFIHTAWRWLARNVTNNSSFSAYFEPLVQMFYTQWRADRFRSNVIDVRRESADMYSLVIKPNKRWQGFEAGQYIELTVEKEGAWVSRFFSISSSPAYFEQSGLIELSIRIQENGQITPWLPQALKAGGVVNISQAAGEFCLERALTPTLMIAGGSGITPFRSMLQQLARRREVVSQPISLLYYARSSEHFLFRNELKTFQQQLPGLVVHFIDTRDVGFFSEAHLLSYCEDFRSRDVYICGPSPMIVHARKVLQGQGVKQEQIHYEFFGPEPVSLDEDREASNVLFQQSGKQVTTDKDQVKTLLALAEEAQIKPVTGCRIGVCHQCICQKKSGVVYNSKTKTYSDTGQEDIQLCVSVPVADVVLEL; the protein is encoded by the coding sequence ATGAGTATATCGATAAACAGAGCTGACTTTATACACACTGCATGGCGCTGGTTGGCCCGTAATGTAACCAATAACAGTAGTTTTTCTGCATACTTTGAACCGCTCGTTCAAATGTTTTACACGCAGTGGCGTGCCGACCGATTTAGAAGTAATGTAATTGATGTACGCCGAGAGTCGGCAGATATGTATTCACTGGTGATCAAGCCTAATAAGCGCTGGCAAGGGTTTGAGGCTGGGCAATACATAGAGCTGACAGTCGAAAAAGAAGGCGCGTGGGTGAGCCGCTTTTTTAGTATTTCCAGCAGCCCTGCTTATTTTGAACAAAGCGGCTTAATTGAACTGAGTATACGGATTCAGGAAAACGGCCAAATTACCCCATGGTTACCTCAGGCGCTCAAGGCGGGAGGGGTGGTGAATATCTCTCAGGCTGCCGGTGAGTTCTGCCTGGAACGAGCGCTAACCCCAACATTAATGATTGCGGGTGGAAGCGGTATCACGCCATTTCGGTCGATGTTGCAACAACTGGCACGTCGTCGAGAAGTCGTTTCTCAGCCCATTAGCTTGCTGTATTACGCCCGAAGCAGCGAGCATTTTTTATTCCGAAACGAGTTAAAAACCTTTCAACAGCAACTTCCCGGCTTAGTGGTGCACTTTATTGACACCCGTGATGTAGGGTTCTTTAGCGAGGCTCATTTACTGAGCTATTGTGAAGATTTTCGTTCGCGTGACGTTTATATCTGCGGTCCCAGCCCGATGATTGTACACGCGCGAAAGGTGCTGCAAGGCCAAGGCGTCAAGCAAGAGCAAATTCACTATGAGTTCTTTGGCCCTGAGCCGGTGTCATTGGATGAAGACCGCGAGGCATCCAACGTATTGTTCCAACAATCGGGTAAACAAGTCACAACCGATAAAGATCAGGTAAAAACCTTACTGGCATTAGCAGAAGAGGCACAAATCAAACCGGTGACCGGGTGTCGTATTGGCGTCTGCCACCAGTGTATCTGCCAGAAAAAAAGCGGCGTTGTGTATAACAGCAAAACCAAAACCTATAGCGATACCGGCCAGGAAGATATTCAGTTATGTGTCAGCGTACCTGTCGCAGATGTTGTGTTAGAGCTTTAG
- a CDS encoding TlpA disulfide reductase family protein produces MVHTQSTLQSVTRLLVIGLLGLFSVSALASPAYDAMKAKKPEQVVQAPDFSLTTLDQQAINLSDYKGKVVVLNFWATYCIPCRIEMPSLEKFSQKHQANDVEVVAISLDEGKEKAIQSLVNKMNLTFPIALEGQSAGDNYQVSVLPVTYIIGKQGELLARVVGDRDWASEEADQLVKAVLAGE; encoded by the coding sequence ATGGTACACACACAATCAACACTTCAATCAGTCACCCGGTTGTTAGTTATTGGCCTGCTTGGGTTGTTCTCTGTGTCGGCTTTGGCAAGTCCGGCTTATGACGCAATGAAGGCGAAAAAGCCGGAGCAGGTCGTACAGGCACCTGACTTTTCATTAACCACGCTTGATCAGCAAGCGATTAATCTGTCTGATTACAAGGGTAAGGTGGTCGTGCTGAACTTCTGGGCAACCTACTGTATTCCCTGCCGAATAGAGATGCCATCGTTAGAAAAGTTCTCGCAGAAACATCAGGCTAATGATGTAGAAGTGGTCGCAATATCTCTTGATGAAGGCAAAGAAAAAGCGATACAGAGTTTAGTTAATAAAATGAATCTGACGTTCCCTATTGCTTTAGAAGGGCAATCCGCTGGCGATAACTATCAAGTATCCGTGCTCCCGGTTACTTATATTATCGGCAAACAAGGCGAGTTGCTGGCTAGAGTTGTAGGCGATAGAGACTGGGCCAGTGAAGAGGCTGATCAGTTGGTAAAAGCAGTATTAGCAGGGGAGTAA
- a CDS encoding peroxiredoxin family protein — MRFIKLLCIALTLTVLTGCLDDLKSDSKDLRTDTSTGGENSAPALDFMELTTESETVQLSTELMSNDAVVLYYTMWCPICDSHMSHLRNNIIDNYRNVRFLIVDYVSGTVAQSRNSQVSNGYASLTVLADTDQSLIEQFNATMGTTVVIDDQNKILMNEDYKNGARLAEVLEAL; from the coding sequence ATGCGTTTTATTAAATTATTGTGCATTGCACTGACCCTGACTGTGCTAACCGGATGTCTTGATGATCTGAAGTCTGACAGCAAAGACCTTAGAACTGACACCTCGACAGGCGGCGAAAACTCAGCCCCAGCTCTGGACTTTATGGAGTTGACCACTGAGAGCGAAACGGTTCAGCTCAGCACAGAGCTAATGAGCAATGATGCGGTGGTGCTTTATTACACGATGTGGTGCCCTATCTGCGACAGCCATATGAGCCATCTGCGCAATAATATTATCGACAACTATCGTAATGTACGGTTTCTCATCGTTGATTATGTTTCCGGTACGGTTGCTCAGTCACGAAACTCTCAGGTTTCCAATGGATACGCATCGCTAACCGTGTTGGCAGATACTGATCAGTCATTGATTGAACAGTTCAATGCCACGATGGGCACGACAGTGGTGATTGATGATCAGAATAAAATACTGATGAATGAAGACTATAAGAACGGCGCTAGACTGGCTGAAGTATTGGAGGCGCTATAA
- a CDS encoding OmpP1/FadL family transporter — MFQRVRSISKVVSALSLAALPSISFSAGYALNEQSASAMGTANAGAAANPENATVLFFNPAGLTYLDKAQVSGGVALINVDTDFKGSATNTLGQPVDGSMGGDFVDLAVVPNLYVSTPINDKWSAGIGVFAPFGTTGDYNDDFVGRFFADKTELKAIAVQPTIAYKVNSEWSVGLGIDIIHAEGTLTKFQDYSALALPPTGIPSSLIKEGHFDVSGDDTAAGWNFGVMYQPTADTTIGFNYKSKVEIELEGNASITNVPVATGTNPPISYQTFSEKAMVPLTLPESATLSLMQKLDSEWTLYAGATWTRWSQFENLDIFSNESAGVGPVSALAGPKYGQQGMIGHVPEHWENTWAFSVGASYAYTPNFLIKAGYAYDESPIQKEFRTARVPGTDRNWFTLGTQYKMEGDWVIDGALGYLVIDDVKVNEHDYKVNGDKIGFSNLQGTYELSAYALAIQLTKSF; from the coding sequence ATGTTTCAAAGAGTAAGGTCTATTTCTAAAGTAGTGAGCGCACTCTCTCTCGCTGCGCTTCCATCGATTTCATTTTCAGCCGGTTATGCGCTCAACGAGCAAAGCGCTTCTGCAATGGGCACAGCCAATGCGGGTGCAGCTGCTAACCCGGAAAATGCCACCGTACTGTTTTTTAACCCTGCGGGCTTAACCTATCTTGATAAGGCACAGGTATCCGGCGGTGTAGCACTGATTAACGTAGATACCGACTTCAAAGGCAGTGCCACCAACACCCTTGGTCAGCCAGTTGACGGCTCAATGGGTGGGGACTTTGTTGATTTGGCCGTCGTACCAAACCTTTATGTTTCAACCCCGATTAACGACAAGTGGTCAGCCGGTATTGGTGTTTTCGCGCCATTTGGCACAACGGGTGACTACAATGATGACTTTGTTGGCCGATTCTTTGCCGACAAAACCGAGCTGAAAGCGATTGCGGTACAACCAACCATCGCTTACAAAGTTAACAGCGAGTGGTCTGTAGGTTTGGGCATCGATATTATTCACGCAGAAGGCACGTTAACCAAATTTCAGGACTACTCGGCACTGGCGTTACCTCCTACCGGTATACCCTCTAGCCTGATCAAAGAAGGACATTTTGACGTATCAGGAGACGATACTGCAGCAGGCTGGAACTTTGGCGTGATGTACCAGCCAACAGCTGACACGACGATTGGCTTTAACTACAAATCTAAAGTCGAAATTGAGCTGGAAGGTAATGCTTCTATCACCAATGTACCGGTTGCTACCGGCACAAACCCACCTATCAGCTATCAGACCTTCTCTGAAAAAGCGATGGTGCCGCTAACACTGCCAGAAAGCGCAACGTTAAGCCTGATGCAGAAGCTGGATAGCGAGTGGACACTTTACGCAGGTGCAACCTGGACACGCTGGTCTCAGTTTGAAAACCTTGATATTTTCAGCAATGAAAGCGCTGGAGTTGGTCCTGTTTCCGCACTGGCTGGACCTAAATACGGCCAACAGGGCATGATCGGTCACGTACCTGAGCATTGGGAAAATACCTGGGCATTTTCAGTGGGTGCATCTTATGCGTATACACCGAACTTCCTGATCAAAGCAGGGTACGCGTATGATGAGTCCCCCATTCAAAAAGAGTTCCGTACTGCGCGTGTACCCGGCACAGACCGTAACTGGTTCACCCTGGGCACTCAATACAAAATGGAAGGCGATTGGGTGATTGACGGCGCGCTGGGCTATCTTGTGATTGATGACGTTAAAGTTAATGAACACGACTACAAGGTAAACGGCGATAAAATAGGTTTCTCTAACCTGCAAGGGACTTACGAGCTAAGCGCCTATGCGTTGGCGATACAGCTCACTAAAAGCTTTTAA
- a CDS encoding SLC13 family permease, with translation MTLEIGLLYGILAITIVLFASEWIRLDITALGVILALVLTGILSPAEALSGFGNPLVILIACLFVVGDALFKTGVAGQAGEKIVQLASGNKVLALVLVILVVAFLSAFMSSTGAVAILIPVVLSMCRRLGLAPSVIMMPLAFGALMGGMLTLIGTPPNLVVSQALKGASGQGFGFFEFAPFGAVTLVLGIVYLLLVNMGKLKQGSTSSTVEGRLTLQHLIGEYNLHGLIHRIRVPENSPLNGMSIAEARLRSQYRVTVLAYRSEGSTAREIKEVLANTRIVAGDELFVMARSVDVNLLADPGGVELLAWRSDDSGFLSREVGLAEVMLAPDSRLIGLTIKEAGVRSRSGLSVAAIKRKGEILSDDIFEERLEVGDIILAAGGWDSIAKLKSSRGDLLVLHLPEEFESVAPNRNRSSTALLIMTCMVMVLTFTQMPAVVVVLVAAIAMVLSGCLTMPQAYSAINWPSVVVIAGMLPMSLALEKTGGMFLITDYLTGLLQGQSLLIVLVGLFVITSVFSQFISNTATTVLMAPVAIVMANNLGLSEMGLLMTVAIAASTAFATPVASPVNMLVMAPGEYRFVDFVKVGIPLIGIALAVVLIMVPLLYPV, from the coding sequence TTGACCCTTGAAATAGGATTGCTCTATGGCATTCTAGCCATCACCATTGTGCTTTTCGCCAGTGAGTGGATACGTTTAGATATTACCGCGCTGGGCGTTATTCTGGCGCTTGTTTTAACGGGCATTCTTTCGCCCGCAGAGGCGCTGTCTGGCTTTGGTAATCCGCTGGTCATTCTTATCGCCTGCCTTTTTGTTGTTGGTGATGCGTTATTTAAAACCGGGGTGGCAGGGCAGGCCGGTGAAAAAATAGTGCAGCTGGCCAGTGGCAACAAAGTGTTGGCACTGGTGTTGGTGATTCTGGTGGTGGCGTTCCTCTCTGCATTTATGAGTTCGACTGGTGCGGTAGCGATATTAATCCCTGTTGTATTGAGTATGTGCCGGCGGCTCGGGCTGGCACCTTCGGTTATTATGATGCCGTTAGCATTTGGCGCGTTGATGGGCGGGATGCTAACCCTGATAGGCACCCCGCCGAATCTGGTTGTTTCCCAAGCGCTTAAGGGCGCATCGGGGCAGGGTTTTGGCTTTTTTGAGTTCGCCCCTTTTGGTGCTGTTACACTGGTATTAGGCATTGTATATCTGCTGCTGGTCAATATGGGAAAGCTTAAGCAGGGTAGTACCTCATCGACTGTTGAAGGCCGACTAACACTGCAGCACCTTATCGGAGAATACAATCTGCATGGGTTGATTCATCGCATCCGGGTACCTGAAAACTCCCCATTAAATGGTATGAGCATTGCCGAAGCCCGCTTAAGGAGCCAGTACCGGGTTACCGTGCTGGCTTACCGCAGTGAAGGCAGTACCGCAAGAGAGATTAAAGAGGTGCTGGCCAATACACGCATCGTTGCCGGTGATGAGCTGTTTGTCATGGCGCGTTCCGTCGATGTTAACTTGCTGGCAGATCCGGGCGGCGTAGAGCTGCTGGCGTGGCGTTCTGATGATAGTGGGTTTCTGAGTCGTGAGGTGGGGCTGGCCGAAGTGATGCTGGCACCCGATTCTCGCTTAATAGGGCTAACCATTAAAGAGGCGGGCGTTCGCAGTAGAAGTGGGTTGAGTGTCGCGGCGATAAAACGCAAAGGCGAGATATTGAGTGATGATATTTTTGAAGAACGATTAGAAGTTGGCGATATTATTCTAGCCGCAGGAGGCTGGGACTCGATAGCTAAACTCAAAAGTAGCCGTGGCGACCTGTTGGTTCTGCACCTGCCTGAGGAGTTCGAAAGTGTTGCGCCCAACCGCAACCGTTCGTCAACAGCGCTGTTGATTATGACCTGTATGGTGATGGTACTGACATTTACTCAGATGCCTGCGGTCGTGGTGGTGTTGGTTGCTGCAATTGCTATGGTGCTGAGTGGTTGTTTAACCATGCCCCAGGCCTATAGCGCGATTAACTGGCCGAGTGTGGTGGTCATTGCGGGTATGTTGCCCATGTCGCTGGCACTGGAAAAAACGGGCGGAATGTTTCTGATCACAGATTATTTAACGGGTTTATTGCAAGGCCAGTCACTGTTAATTGTATTAGTTGGCTTGTTTGTGATTACCAGTGTGTTTAGTCAGTTTATATCCAATACCGCAACCACTGTTTTAATGGCCCCCGTGGCTATTGTGATGGCGAACAATTTGGGGTTATCAGAAATGGGGCTGTTGATGACTGTTGCCATTGCAGCGTCAACGGCCTTTGCAACACCGGTTGCTTCGCCTGTGAATATGCTGGTGATGGCGCCGGGAGAGTACCGGTTTGTCGATTTTGTTAAGGTGGGTATACCTCTGATCGGGATTGCGCTGGCTGTGGTGTTAATCATGGTGCCGCTGCTTTACCCTGTTTAA
- a CDS encoding GlxA family transcriptional regulator, whose translation MGINIAIVVTERCHASSIFSVVDMLLASNYCSGKILKERFDIFDVTLVGYEEQCRASSGYTVGPLVNPEAVKRPDLVIVPGVVESIFSSDRMGEQLTRYQRWFELIKHWHQQGAVICGACTGNIFLAGSGVAMGRSLTCHWISEQVLSTTFPQERFNAREMLFDHGDIISLGGAYAIQHIVIYLIERFVSRELAMATSKLMMVEPEKGMQSPFRLFLPDKKHGDSAIKDIQDWLEVHFRHAVSIADLAARMNVSERQFCRRFKNATGDSPGNYIQRLRLEFVKHALESNDKTPSAIIWETGYEDVSSFRRLFKRETGMTMNEYRKRFGT comes from the coding sequence ATGGGAATTAATATAGCAATTGTCGTAACCGAGAGGTGCCATGCCTCATCGATTTTCTCTGTGGTGGATATGCTGCTGGCCTCAAACTATTGCAGTGGAAAAATTCTTAAAGAGCGCTTTGATATTTTTGATGTCACGCTGGTGGGGTATGAAGAGCAGTGCAGAGCCTCCAGTGGTTATACTGTTGGGCCACTGGTTAACCCGGAAGCGGTTAAGCGGCCAGACCTTGTTATTGTACCGGGGGTGGTAGAATCCATCTTTAGTTCAGACAGAATGGGAGAGCAGTTAACGCGTTATCAACGCTGGTTTGAACTTATTAAACATTGGCATCAGCAGGGGGCCGTTATCTGTGGAGCCTGCACGGGGAATATCTTTCTGGCAGGCTCGGGGGTTGCGATGGGGCGATCCTTAACTTGCCACTGGATTAGTGAGCAGGTTCTGTCGACGACCTTTCCGCAAGAGCGGTTTAATGCGCGGGAAATGCTGTTTGATCACGGTGATATTATCAGCTTGGGCGGCGCTTATGCGATTCAACACATCGTTATTTATCTGATCGAACGGTTTGTTAGCCGAGAGCTGGCTATGGCTACCTCAAAGCTCATGATGGTAGAGCCTGAGAAGGGCATGCAATCCCCATTCAGGCTTTTTTTACCGGATAAAAAGCATGGTGACAGTGCGATTAAAGATATACAAGACTGGCTCGAAGTGCATTTTCGTCATGCTGTCTCCATTGCGGACTTAGCCGCCCGAATGAATGTGAGCGAACGGCAATTCTGTCGTCGATTTAAAAATGCGACCGGTGATTCTCCTGGTAATTATATACAGCGCTTACGGCTGGAATTTGTGAAGCACGCCTTAGAAAGCAATGACAAAACGCCCAGCGCGATTATTTGGGAAACCGGTTATGAAGATGTAAGCTCGTTTCGTCGCTTATTCAAGCGCGAAACAGGTATGACGATGAATGAATACCGCAAGCGGTTCGGAACCTGA
- a CDS encoding substrate-binding periplasmic protein, producing MTLYRTLLGHRCTLMLTFALASTLISYQSYAESDRALRIAFNDFPPYAIQKGHNFEAYSGQGCHHKAHTGFGIDPDFLISVLEHAGLSYELLFLPYSRVKLMLHKGAIDASAGFFYVEEDNQPKYRYIFYDIGGETIFYAKRKQAEKLTELEQLFSLKLAIVRGDTFHNKDLDSWIYESKRLKPFLFANSYEQLFRQLEADRVDVIALNNVVGGYMMKTLNIPGIKASPLRLTYGENPKADGIHIAMRKDTTDNIFERVDTSAKILIEQGIFKCIQAKYGVLSNH from the coding sequence ATGACTCTATATCGAACACTGCTCGGGCATCGTTGTACGCTGATGCTTACTTTTGCTTTAGCATCAACGCTTATCTCATACCAATCATATGCTGAGTCCGATAGAGCATTAAGAATTGCTTTTAATGACTTCCCGCCTTATGCGATACAAAAAGGGCATAACTTTGAGGCTTATAGCGGTCAAGGGTGCCACCATAAAGCACATACGGGCTTTGGTATAGACCCTGATTTTTTAATATCGGTGCTAGAGCATGCAGGGCTTTCCTATGAGCTGCTTTTTCTTCCCTATTCGAGAGTAAAGTTAATGCTTCACAAAGGCGCTATCGACGCATCCGCAGGATTTTTCTACGTAGAGGAAGATAACCAGCCAAAATACCGCTACATCTTTTATGATATTGGTGGGGAAACCATTTTTTACGCAAAGAGAAAGCAAGCAGAAAAACTCACAGAATTGGAACAGCTGTTTTCACTTAAGCTTGCCATCGTAAGAGGCGACACCTTTCATAATAAAGATCTGGATAGCTGGATATATGAGTCAAAAAGATTGAAACCTTTTTTATTTGCCAATAGCTATGAACAGCTATTTCGCCAATTGGAAGCTGATCGCGTAGATGTTATCGCCCTCAATAATGTTGTTGGTGGCTATATGATGAAAACGCTCAACATCCCAGGCATCAAAGCGAGCCCTTTGCGCTTAACATACGGGGAAAATCCCAAAGCTGACGGGATACACATCGCGATGAGAAAAGACACTACGGACAATATATTCGAACGCGTCGACACAAGCGCCAAAATACTCATTGAACAAGGTATCTTCAAGTGCATTCAAGCCAAATACGGTGTTCTGTCCAATCACTAA
- a CDS encoding esterase/lipase family protein — MKGPDNRTNKSKTSGDYRHWANVGRAVLNGVVGDYLVEQKNPLAIDMGFYDQGAPLSLPNPDMELSNKVVVLLHGLTNLETIWDIDTPELDGEVTAGANIANYGIHLQRDFGYTPLFLRYNTGLPIEENGRQFAQLMEQLIPAYPQPIDEIVLVGFSMGGLLMRYAQKFAIDTQSPWINKLTHCFYLGTPHEGSYFERFGHLASSVVRAIPKDYINHWANWIDLRSEGIQDLKHGLVHLQNSEQDGSGIDRAHGNCGSYYQSATHHFISGSLSAAESSLVNKVFGDILVTQTSANPEAAPESSKFAHFEGIPHIPLAHNERVYQQIKQWILEADSSLELTLYGNEKTHNEITPKVMLLADAQQSLGNPWGDKQEMLAGTLDLMAVGYEKTVEAVEKVHLSIAREPHVILEKVPVVKNVSGIVDTTHTGISDVVYSSIKQGGTLLRAAADLLKRQ, encoded by the coding sequence ATGAAAGGCCCAGATAACAGGACGAACAAATCAAAAACAAGTGGTGACTATCGTCACTGGGCTAATGTGGGCAGAGCGGTGCTCAATGGTGTGGTTGGGGATTATCTGGTCGAGCAGAAAAACCCGTTGGCAATCGATATGGGTTTTTATGATCAAGGCGCCCCATTATCGCTACCCAACCCCGACATGGAGTTATCCAATAAAGTGGTGGTGCTATTGCACGGCCTTACCAACCTTGAAACGATCTGGGATATCGATACGCCAGAGCTGGACGGCGAGGTTACTGCTGGCGCAAACATAGCTAACTACGGCATTCACCTGCAACGAGACTTTGGTTATACGCCACTCTTTCTGCGCTATAACACCGGCCTGCCGATAGAAGAAAATGGGCGGCAGTTTGCGCAGTTAATGGAACAATTGATCCCCGCTTACCCTCAACCTATTGATGAGATTGTATTGGTTGGGTTCAGTATGGGTGGGCTGCTGATGCGATATGCTCAAAAATTTGCAATTGATACGCAATCACCCTGGATCAATAAACTGACTCACTGTTTTTATCTTGGGACGCCTCACGAAGGTTCATATTTTGAACGGTTTGGCCACTTGGCCAGTTCAGTGGTGCGCGCCATACCAAAAGACTACATTAATCATTGGGCCAACTGGATTGACCTGCGTAGCGAGGGCATTCAAGACCTTAAGCACGGCTTGGTACACCTGCAAAACAGTGAGCAGGATGGTAGTGGTATTGATCGTGCTCATGGTAACTGTGGTAGCTACTATCAATCGGCTACCCATCATTTTATCAGTGGTTCGTTGTCCGCAGCTGAGAGCAGCCTGGTAAATAAAGTATTTGGCGATATTCTGGTTACGCAAACCAGCGCAAACCCTGAGGCAGCCCCTGAAAGTAGCAAATTTGCTCACTTTGAAGGAATACCGCATATTCCCCTGGCCCATAATGAGCGGGTTTATCAGCAGATTAAACAGTGGATTTTAGAAGCCGATTCTTCGCTTGAGTTAACCTTGTACGGCAATGAAAAAACGCATAATGAGATAACACCCAAGGTCATGTTGCTGGCGGACGCGCAGCAGAGCCTCGGAAACCCTTGGGGAGACAAGCAAGAGATGTTGGCGGGTACGCTCGACCTGATGGCCGTCGGATACGAAAAAACAGTCGAAGCGGTTGAGAAGGTTCACCTGTCGATTGCCAGAGAACCTCATGTGATATTGGAAAAAGTGCCTGTGGTGAAAAATGTCTCAGGCATTGTTGATACCACTCATACGGGAATTTCGGACGTGGTTTATAGTTCCATTAAGCAAGGTGGAACGCTGTTGCGTGCGGCTGCTGATCTATTGAAGCGACAATAA
- a CDS encoding MFS transporter, with amino-acid sequence MNTHSKISSLVYVIALTQFAMPFMFSGVGVTLPLMGLELHASAVALGLVETGYLGASAAFLLPIGRLADATDKKILFKAGLFGYGVLTLLVGFADSPTMVVTLRVIQGITSAMVMATGMALITEVVAKDQLGKAMGLSIGAIYAGLAAGPFIGGVITSSLGWRWVYYLTAFVLLLAFILTHTLMKGQWRRPRMAFDWLGSIMVASIILCLISGSAILDESHWGGLLIAVGLLCIPLFFWVEKKVKQPLLRFDRLRANKVLSGALTTQLLMYSGSFGMTFLYSLYLQEVKALSAQQAGQVLVIGPILMAMTAPLFGRLADRVPPTNITLAGMLSASISLLMATQVSADTSIIYICTTMILQGLGFAMFSSPNMALIMSSVAPEHYSMASALASKTRYLGMVTSMVIITLLMSTFIGSGTIRGHLSSYLSVMEFSFMIFSALSLMGVVLLLKVLFKQQTN; translated from the coding sequence ATGAACACTCATTCAAAAATTTCATCTCTCGTTTATGTTATTGCGCTCACCCAGTTTGCCATGCCTTTTATGTTTTCAGGTGTCGGAGTCACGCTGCCGTTGATGGGGCTCGAGTTGCACGCAAGCGCCGTTGCATTGGGTTTGGTTGAAACCGGTTATTTGGGCGCATCCGCCGCCTTTCTTTTGCCGATTGGTCGACTGGCTGATGCTACAGATAAAAAAATCCTCTTTAAGGCAGGTCTATTTGGTTACGGCGTGCTGACGCTTCTGGTAGGCTTTGCCGACTCCCCAACGATGGTTGTGACCCTTAGGGTTATTCAAGGCATTACCAGTGCAATGGTAATGGCAACAGGCATGGCACTAATTACCGAAGTGGTCGCCAAAGATCAGTTGGGCAAAGCGATGGGGCTATCAATTGGTGCCATATACGCCGGGCTGGCAGCTGGCCCCTTTATTGGAGGTGTCATCACCTCATCTCTTGGCTGGCGCTGGGTCTACTACCTTACCGCATTCGTTCTGTTGCTTGCATTTATATTAACCCATACGTTAATGAAAGGTCAGTGGAGGCGCCCCCGCATGGCGTTTGACTGGCTCGGCAGCATCATGGTCGCCAGCATTATTTTGTGCTTGATTTCAGGTAGCGCTATTCTGGATGAATCCCATTGGGGAGGCCTGTTGATTGCAGTTGGCCTGCTTTGTATACCGCTTTTTTTCTGGGTAGAGAAAAAGGTCAAACAGCCACTGCTAAGGTTTGATCGCCTGCGAGCCAATAAGGTGTTGTCCGGTGCATTAACCACGCAGCTGCTGATGTACTCCGGCTCATTTGGCATGACTTTTCTATACAGTTTATACCTTCAAGAGGTGAAAGCCCTTTCGGCCCAACAAGCAGGCCAAGTACTGGTGATTGGCCCCATCTTAATGGCAATGACGGCCCCTCTGTTTGGTCGTTTGGCGGATCGGGTACCGCCTACGAACATTACTCTCGCCGGCATGCTATCTGCCTCAATCAGCCTGCTTATGGCAACACAGGTCAGTGCCGATACCAGCATCATCTATATCTGCACCACAATGATTTTACAGGGGCTGGGGTTTGCAATGTTCTCATCACCTAATATGGCGCTTATTATGAGCAGTGTAGCCCCCGAGCACTACAGCATGGCATCGGCACTGGCATCTAAAACACGTTACTTGGGTATGGTGACCAGTATGGTCATCATCACATTATTGATGTCGACATTTATTGGCTCAGGAACGATCAGGGGTCACTTATCTAGCTATCTATCAGTCATGGAATTTTCATTTATGATCTTTTCAGCACTGTCACTTATGGGGGTCGTGTTGTTGCTTAAAGTGCTCTTTAAGCAACAGACTAACTGA
- a CDS encoding copper-binding protein: MKFMIVFAISILMLAGCAGSGTSQNSSHASSGAAMGESVREVSAYGFVTQVSITERVINIKHAPIPEMNWAPMVMNFDVVEGVDLSPYERGDKVQFVLEVDAEQNYRIKDIKAAAH; encoded by the coding sequence ATGAAATTCATGATCGTTTTCGCCATTTCAATTCTCATGTTAGCAGGCTGTGCTGGCAGTGGAACGTCTCAAAACAGTAGCCATGCATCTTCAGGTGCGGCAATGGGAGAATCTGTTCGTGAGGTTTCAGCCTATGGGTTTGTAACGCAGGTGTCCATCACCGAGCGGGTTATCAATATTAAACATGCTCCCATACCGGAAATGAATTGGGCACCGATGGTGATGAACTTCGATGTTGTTGAAGGTGTCGACCTCAGCCCCTATGAGCGAGGGGACAAGGTACAATTTGTATTAGAAGTGGATGCAGAGCAGAACTACCGCATAAAGGATATTAAGGCTGCTGCTCATTGA